The Littorina saxatilis isolate snail1 linkage group LG1, US_GU_Lsax_2.0, whole genome shotgun sequence nucleotide sequence tccaaTTAAATACAATTCCTTTCTAAATCAGAGAAGAAGCTCTGGAAATTACTAATTCTTTCAATGAGTTTTATGTATTTTGTCTTTCAGCATGAATGTATCAGAGCACAAGCACGCTGAGAGAGTGTATTTCAAAACAACCGGCCTTTCGGGAAAAGACGACGACCATTTTCAGCCTCGCATTGACGGTTACGTCCGGTCTCCTACCACTTGGCGCATGCGCCGCCTCGATTCCATCATGAAGGAACTAGGTCATGCCCCAGTAAGTGTGAACATACTTTGCAGAGTTTCGATTCTGTGTAAGAAGGGAACCTTGCTGGCCAAATATTGGTTGGTTGGCTTGATGGTTGATTGGTTTAACTATGCACTTATCCGTTAAAAGTTGAAAGTCAATGTCAATGTACAAGTGTTTATACGTGTttaggaatgtgtgtgtgtgtgtgtgtgtgtgtgtgtgtgtgtgtgtgtgtgtgtgtgtgtgtgtgtgtgtgtgtgtgtatagatgaGACGAGGGAAATATGGAGCTGGAGCAGTATAGAACCTGTGCAACATAGAGCTGGGGCAGTATAGAAACAGGGCAATATAAAACTGTGACAATATTAAATCAGGGCAATATCGAAGCTGTGCAACAACGCGTTGGGTCAGTGCTTGTGGGGTAATATAGAGCGTGACAATGTAGAACCGGAGCAATATGGAGCTCGAGCAAGGAAGAATCCGCACAACGTATGTTTGGGGCGGTATAGGGCAATATACAGCTGTAGCAACTTGAAAGTGAGGCAGTGTAAACCTGGAGCAGTAAAGAACCTGTGCAACATTGATTTTTGGCAGTATAAGAATAGGGCAATGCACAGCTGTAGCTATATGATAGCTGGACAATGTAAAGCAGGAGCAAGGTAGAGCCTGGGCAGTATAAAGCTGGAGCTTTGCCATGTAGAGTTGGAGCAGTCAAGCTTGGTAATATAAAAGTTGTGGCACTATAGAAGCGGggcagtacaatacaatacaatacaatacaataactttattaatctctaaaagagaaattacattgctgagcgtttgtgtccgtaataataacatacataacacattcaaaataaacatttgttctttgtcctgagaaaatatagcacattggttatcacataagaaagtatattaaaaataaattaacatgcattcaccatcaacaatgcacaaaagaaagtcagcaccttgccggttatcacatgttgtctaagattaagagagtagaatgcaaaacaaaatcaacaatactgaaacaatacagaacactgaccccgtgcatcagagcgacaacaccagcatctaccgccccacctgagaattgaagatgtgaattgcagatggaatgaacgaatttctgtagcgtgtggatcttgcggttggttgtctgaatctgttgctcctgtctgtccgtctactgtcaaattccggtctgagtgggtgcgagtcgtcagccaaaatcttctgtaccttgtcagtcagtcgtcgttcatgtgttgatgtgaaattgtcctgcttcctccctaccaccccacttgctttcctgatgaatttatctaatctatccctgtcttgcttgttgatgttgccaccccaacacacggagccaaagtacaacacactattgcacgttgaagtgtaaaacatctgaaggatttcttgtctgatgttaaaagacctgagttttctcaaaaagtacaggcgaaagtggagtttcttcacaagggcatcagagtttggtttccatgtcaacttattgtctataatcacccccaaatacttatactgctctaccttctctacgacctcccccttgatcactatctccctgtgtacatgttcccccctcctgttgtccattatcatttcctttgtcttccccacattaagctctaaatagttgttttcacaccaccccacaaacctatctacctcctgcctgtagtcagagtcgtcgtcaacagtcagcagtccggtcagtccagtgtcgtcagcaaacttggttatggggcaggagtcactagaacttctgaaatctgctgtgtagagagaaaaaagaaaaggtgagagtactgtgccttgtggtgcccctgtgtttgtgcagattgtgtctgaaactgattgcccccccaccctaacatactgtggcctgtttgtcaggtagtccataacccagaggatggttgctgctgggacattcatgctaaaaagcttctccgccattaaatgaggctgtatagtattaaaagcgctggaaaaatcaaagaacatcaagcgaatataagagccaggcttttctaaatgagagtagatcttgtttaaaacattcaacacagcatcatcaacactcctgtttttcctgtatgcaaactgacatggatcaataaaatctttcacacaatcactcaaTTTGAACAAAACAACTCTCTCAAAGACTTTCATACAAACAGAAGTAAGTGCCACAGGTCTCAGGTCATTCATGGTTATCACAGTCTTTTTCTTTGGCACAGGAACAATGCATGAAGTTTTCCATAGGGCCGGTACCCAGCTAGCACCAAGCGACATGTTaaaaatgactgaaaaaatatAACTAAGTATAGAGCTGGAGCAGTTGTATAGACCGTGTGCAATGTAGAGTTAGAGAAGTCAAGCATACAATTAAAGCAGCAGGGCAATATAACAGCTGTGGCACTATAGAGGCAGGGCAGCATAGAAGTGAAGCAGTATAAAACCCGTGCAATGTTGGGACAGCGTGGAGGGGAGGCGATATAAAACCTGGGACAATATAGAAGCGGGGCAGCATAGAGCTGACTCAGTCTAGAACCTGCTTAAAATAGAGCTGGAGGGGAGCAATATATAAACGCCAGGACGGGGGAAAATTGGAGCAGCCAAGAACTTGATGACAAAGCTGACCTCCTTCAATGTTGGGACAGCGTGGAGGGGAGGCTATATAAAGTCTGGGACAATATAGAAGCGGGGCAGCATAGAGCTGACTCAGTCTAGAACTTGCTTAAAATAGAGCTGGAGCAATATAGAAACGCCAGGACGGGGAAACATTGGAGCAGCCAAGAACTGGACGAAAACAAAGCCGACCTCCTTCAGTCCAAGGTTCATGTGCCTTCTTTGCTGTTTTTCAGGGGGCCCTCACCTTGTTAAAAATCGACATCGAAGGCTACGAGTGGGACGTGGTGCAAGACATTCTGTCCACGGAGGGTCTGTTCCAGTCCATTCCACAGGTTCTCCTTGAATGGCATCTCTTCGCCGACTATCCGCCTCGCTCTCGCTACGACGAACTTATTTCTATCTACTTCCGCTTCCGGGACACGGGTCTCCGAAAGTTTTATTGGCAGAGTGAGGGGAGGGATCATTTCATTGGACGATTGCGCTCACAGACAGAGACTTCCTGGGTCAACTCGAGGTTTCTACGGTCGTCACGGAACACATCGGTCAAATGATGATGTGTGCCATGAACTCAAAACAGTCTTTCATGGTGTCTAAGATTTTGGTGCATGATGCTGCAAGGTTTGTTTGTTAGCTTGATCTGATTGCAGTTGATTACGTAtacgtttctttcttttttctcatattatttttgttttgtgtgagtTTAGTTTGTCTTCTTGaactgtgtgtgcttgtgttacATATGAGGCCGTAGCTTAATTGTTTTTAGTTGCAAAGGAAACGAAAAACACTTGACAAGGCAAAAGTGGAAGTATGATTACATAATGACCGGTCCCACTTTCGATGTTCATTGTCGTCATGAGTCCGTGTAATTCTCAAATGTATTGGGGGTGTTCTGAAAATCCTTAAGACTCCCAGCTTCTGACAATGCCTCATGACATTTATAATGACGTATGCATATCGTAATCTGTCCTCGGTAGTGACACAAACTGTCATGTTCCTCTAGGCTGCCTCTGCAAAAACAGCTAGTTTAGAATGCAACCCATTATGTTTTACGTTCATGTCTAAGAGCTCACAAAAGAGGGAGTTTAGAGCCATGATGTATTATGATCTCATGAAAGATTTGTATGTCCCTCACACCTACCCCACATTCTAATTTTAGGCTTTAAGGAACACATTGATATTTAGAAAGGTAATGAAGATAATTTTCAAATGCATTTTTGCTGGTTCATCCGATGTTTTAAAAGACGAATTGAAATTTGATTGCTATAAATTATAATGCAAAAACAATTGATCATCATTGACATGAAAGTGAATGTGGGTGTTTTATGTGTGCATGGAGAAGTAGATGTGTGGGTGTGAATTAAGTGAGTGTTTTAATTTGAGAATGGTATGTTCCAGTTTTGTGATTTTATTTTAATGATTTTGTGGATGCTAAGCTGTGGTCATTTTACTGTGTCCTTTTGTGTATGACGAGACCAACGAAAATCAAGGTTTGTAACCACACTCAGATAATAAACTTGTACTGTATTTCATTGTACTCtatggaattttgtttttacatcgtaTTGCATTTCCCAGAATTGGGCAATTGCGTGAGAGATGAGTTTGTTCCTTAATTTATTGCATAAACAGTCCAGATTTATCAAATAATGCCCATGTTCTGCACTGCACATgcagtgacattttatgttacTTGCGAAACTTAGTTCGTGTTTTTACATGAAAACCTTTTTTAACTGGTCTTTTCCCGTGAAATGTGCTGACATTTTAGTGTTTTGATCTATTTTGACTTATTGCACTACAGGAAATCCGGGTTAGTTTTAATACATAATTTATTTTATGAGAAAAGTGGGTGTATCAGGACTTAAAAATAAAGTTTTATGTTTACATTTTGCCAGGGATTCTGATGTAATTTGTTTCTTACTGGTGAAACCCCTACCGGAGGACGATATTATAAGTTTGGTCATAAACACTAACAAACAGGTCCGGCAGTAAATTTGGTGGTACTGCTGACAATATTACGAAAACCACAACGGGGACTTTCTTTTAAAACCATTTTTGTGTACACATACTGATTCTGAAGACTACAGTGGATGAGCAAAAATGTATTTCGTTTGTAATCGCACTCTGTGAATTTGACGAAATAGTGACATTTTCTTCCGCTTTTACCGTTTTATTCCAGTTGAGATTATTATCTTGCATACTGCTACACTTGCTGAACATTCTTAATCCACTGGAAATCGATCCAATTTCCTGGTTTTGTCA carries:
- the LOC138970242 gene encoding uncharacterized protein, producing MLEGELEEIDYKCVDSRRMGNRIVCFDPELLPQNNCTVYSFGINFDFSFDDAMAAYGCTVYSFDPSMNVSEHKHAERVYFKTTGLSGKDDDHFQPRIDGYVRSPTTWRMRRLDSIMKELGHAPGALTLLKIDIEGYEWDVVQDILSTEGLFQSIPQVLLEWHLFADYPPRSRYDELISIYFRFRDTGLRKFYWQSEGRDHFIGRLRSQTETSWVNSRFLRSSRNTSVK